GTGGTAAATATTTGGTTTATTGCTATGGTACCATTGATACATTGCGAACTGGTCTTTGTAATCGAACGAAAAGAGATTTTGAAGCATCCGAGGATTTAGCATACTTAATGACCCTTGGTGTAAAAGAAATATCAGATGGTTCAACCATTCCCAAAGAGTTATTACTTTTACAAAATTATCCAAACCCCGCAAATCCAAGCACAGTGTTTAGATTTAATCTTCCCAAATCATCAATTGCAACGTTACACTTGTTTAATTTGCTTGGTCAAAATGTCACTGAAATATATTCTGGTTATGTTCACGAAGGAAGCAATGAGATTAACTGGAATGGATCTCAAATACCATCCGGCATTTATTTTGCACGGTTACAAACACAATATGGTGTTAAAACAATCAAAACACTGTTAGTAAAATAGTTATTATTGGCTGGCTAACCAGTCGCTCAACCTGACGTGGTAACCGCGACGCGCTTTGAGTTTTAAGTGTTGTGTTCTCAAATGACAACATACGATAGAAATAGTTATCAGCAATTTAAAAACATTTCCCGTTAGCGCGTCCCGCCAAAAAACGGCGGGATGCAAAAATCGCACTGGAACGTTACCACGCAGGTTAGCTCCAGTCCGTTAGGCCGCAGTCGTTGCAGGCCGCATCAAAAGGAAAAGCAAAATTAGCAGTTCATCGTAAGTCTTCATTAGCTGATTACGATTTAACAGAAA
The sequence above is drawn from the Bacteroidota bacterium genome and encodes:
- a CDS encoding T9SS type A sorting domain-containing protein; the encoded protein is MNPKSTRLILFFGIFITIYIHQSIACSCIAPPPPNIAFQNATAVFMGVVDTIKNETQYGFPLLKVIFTIDKSWKGTNSKSVFVFTASSEAACGYGFTKGGKYLVYCYGTIDTLRTGLCNRTKRDFEASEDLAYLMTLGVKEISDGSTIPKELLLLQNYPNPANPSTVFRFNLPKSSIATLHLFNLLGQNVTEIYSGYVHEGSNEINWNGSQIPSGIYFARLQTQYGVKTIKTLLVK